A single Danio aesculapii chromosome 19, fDanAes4.1, whole genome shotgun sequence DNA region contains:
- the eno2 gene encoding gamma-enolase has protein sequence MSVVSIIAREILDSRGNPTVEVDLRTDKGLFRAAVPSGASTGIYEALELRDGDKSRYNGKGVLKAVGHINDTLGPAIIASEISVMEQEKLDNMMIEMDGTENKSQFGANAILGVSLAICKAGAAEKGVPLYRHIADLAGNTELVLPVPAFNVINGGSHAGNKLAMQEFMVLPVGAESFRDALRVGAELYQTLKGVIKEKYGQDATNVGDEGGFAPNILENSEALELIKTAIDKAGFTDKVVIGMDVAASEFYSEGKYDLDFKSPPNADRHISSDELLEIYQTFINDFPVVSIEDPFDQDDWPAWTNMTGSVGIQIVGDDLTVTNPKRIEKAAEDRACNCLLLKVNQIGSVTEAIQACKLAQANGWGVMVSHRSGETEDTFIADLVVGLCTGQIKTGAPCRSERLAKYNQLMRIEEELGDQARFAGHNFRNPSAL, from the exons ATGTCTGTTGTAAGCATCATTGCCAGGGAAATCCTGGACTCTCGGGGAAACCCTACAGTGGAGGTGGACCTGAGAACCGATAAAG GTCTGTTTAGGGCTGCGGTGCCCAGCGGAGCATCCACAGGCATCTACGAGGCTCTGGAACTCCGAGACGGAGACAAGAGCCGCTATAATGGCAAAG GTGTACTGAAGGCTGTCGGACACATTAATGACACTCTTGGGCCGGCCATCATTGCGTCT GAGATCAGTGTGATGGAACAGGAGAAACTGGACAACATGATGATCGAAATGGACGGCACGGAGAACAAAT CCCAGTTTGGTGCTAACGCCATCCTGGGAGTGTCTCTTGCCATCTGCAAGGCTGGTGCGGCAGAAAAAGGCGTCCCCCTGTACCGTCATATTGCTGATCTGGCAGGAAACACAGAACTAGTGCTGCCAGTTCCT GCGTTTAACGTGATCAACGGAGGCTCACATGCTGGAAACAAACTGGCCATGCAGGAGTTCATGGTTCTTCCAGTGGGTGCGGAGTCTTTTCGTGACGCGCTGCGGGTCGGGGCTGAACTTTACCAGACCTTGAAAGGTGTCATCAAGGAGAAATATGGCCAGGATGCCACCAATGTCGGGGACGAGGGAGGTTTCGCGCCAAATATCCTGGAGAACAGTGAAG CGCTTGAGTTGATAAAGACAGCCATAGATAAGGCCGGATTCACAGATAAAGTTGTGATCGGGATGGATGTAGCAgcgtctgagttttacagtgaagggAAGTACGACCTTGACTTCAAGTCGCCTCCAAATGCAGACAGACACATCAGCAGCGACGAGCTTCTAGAGATCTACCAGACGTTCATCAACGACTTTCCGG TGGTGTCCATCGAGGACCCGTTTGATCAGGACGACTGGCCCGCTTGGACTAACATGACAGGCTCGGTGGGGATCCAGATCGTTGGCGACGACCTGACTGTCACAAACCCAAAGAGGATAGAGAAGGCAGCAGAGGACCGTGCGTGCAACTGCCTGCTGCTGAAGGTCAACCAAATCGGCTCCGTCACAGAGGCCATCCAAGC ATGTAAGCTGGCTCAGGCTAACGGATGGGGTGTGATGGTCAGCCATCGCTCTGGAGAAACAGAAGACACTTTCATCGCTGATCTAGTGGTGGGACTCTGCACTGGACAG ATAAAGACAGGAGCTCCGTGTAGATCTGAGCGTCTCGCCAAATACAACCAACTAATGAG